A genomic window from Candidatus Palauibacter scopulicola includes:
- a CDS encoding transcription antitermination factor NusB: MNPRAAAHRILGEVRRGTRSDRAASRILPAVDPADRGLALDIAFGCLRLRARLDAWIRACADRPPARMDRAVRDWLRIGAYQLTELRTPDHAAVGETVGAARSALGRGRAGYVNAVLRALARRRDADPFPDPDVDPVGHLCSWGSHPEWLVRRWLARWEPADVRRLIEHQNRPPDVVVRMLTGEEPAPPAGVELEPMPGWPRSFRLEKGLPTAALSGLRAVIQDPAASAVVDYVGGPLGEPVLDVCAAPGTKTLGLAAAYGVPVVALDISHRRLARLGAPARRLELPVSAAVADARRLPVAEAGTVLADVPCTGTGVLRRRADARWRLGERGLDDLVALQREIVDACAAAVRPGGLLVYSTCSLEREENEEQVDAFLDRRPDYRREPPAEGARGDCTTPRGDLFVRPWLTGTDGAYAARLRRIA, from the coding sequence TTGAACCCGCGCGCGGCGGCCCACCGGATCCTGGGCGAGGTGCGGCGGGGGACGCGTTCCGACCGAGCGGCGTCGCGCATCCTCCCGGCCGTGGACCCGGCCGACCGCGGACTCGCGCTGGACATCGCCTTCGGCTGCCTCCGACTGCGCGCCCGCCTCGACGCCTGGATCCGGGCCTGCGCGGACCGGCCGCCGGCCCGCATGGACCGCGCGGTGCGCGACTGGCTGCGCATCGGCGCGTACCAGTTGACGGAGTTGCGGACGCCGGACCACGCGGCGGTGGGCGAAACCGTCGGCGCGGCGCGGTCGGCGCTGGGGCGCGGCCGGGCTGGGTACGTGAACGCTGTGCTCCGCGCGCTCGCGAGGCGCCGCGACGCCGACCCCTTCCCCGATCCGGACGTGGATCCGGTGGGGCACCTGTGCTCCTGGGGCTCGCATCCGGAGTGGCTCGTCCGGCGGTGGCTGGCGCGCTGGGAGCCGGCGGACGTGCGGCGGCTCATCGAGCACCAGAACCGCCCGCCGGACGTCGTCGTGCGCATGCTGACGGGGGAAGAGCCGGCGCCGCCCGCCGGCGTGGAACTCGAGCCCATGCCCGGCTGGCCGCGCTCCTTCCGGCTCGAGAAGGGACTGCCGACGGCGGCGCTCTCCGGCCTGCGGGCCGTGATTCAGGACCCTGCGGCCTCCGCCGTGGTAGATTATGTGGGCGGCCCGCTCGGGGAGCCGGTGCTCGACGTGTGCGCGGCCCCGGGCACGAAGACCCTGGGGCTCGCCGCGGCGTACGGCGTGCCGGTCGTGGCGCTCGACATCTCGCACCGACGGCTGGCCCGCCTCGGCGCGCCGGCCCGCCGGCTCGAGCTGCCGGTGAGCGCGGCCGTCGCCGACGCGCGGCGGCTTCCGGTCGCCGAGGCCGGGACCGTGCTGGCCGACGTGCCCTGCACCGGCACCGGCGTACTGCGGCGGCGGGCCGACGCCCGCTGGCGGCTCGGAGAGCGCGGCCTCGACGACCTCGTGGCCCTGCAGCGCGAGATCGTGGACGCGTGCGCCGCGGCCGTGAGACCGGGCGGGCTGCTCGTGTACAGCACGTGCTCGCTCGAACGCGAGGAGAACGAGGAACAGGTGGACGCCTTCCTGGACCGCAGGCCCGACTACCGGCGCGAGCCGCCCGCCGAGGGCGCGCGCGGCGATTGCACGACGCCGCGCGGCGACCTCTTCGTGCGGCCGTGGCTCACCGGCACGGACGGCGCCTACGCGGCGCGTCTGCGGCGGATCGCGTGA
- a CDS encoding thiamine phosphate synthase — protein MRRRCASPESRLPRLHVLVSEGELGGLAAVERVLERAAPVAVHLRAPIEARRLFEIAARLAPIASRAGSWLVVNGRPDVALAAGARAVQLGRTALGVEETRRVIRACAGRLAVGASVHDAEGALRAAREGADYLVLGTIYATPSHPGVEGSGPAAVSAVRRRLAAHRLAAHRPPARRPPPILAIGGMNADRVGEVTEAGAHGIVVGRAVWSAPDPAHAAHGLGRQLARLHRRAR, from the coding sequence ATGCGAAGGAGGTGCGCTTCGCCTGAATCGCGACTCCCGCGCCTGCACGTCCTCGTCTCGGAGGGGGAGCTGGGCGGCCTGGCGGCGGTCGAACGCGTGCTCGAGCGCGCGGCCCCCGTCGCGGTCCATCTGCGGGCCCCGATCGAGGCCCGCCGCCTGTTCGAAATCGCGGCCCGGCTCGCCCCCATCGCCTCCCGCGCCGGGAGTTGGCTCGTCGTGAACGGGCGGCCCGATGTGGCGCTGGCGGCGGGTGCCAGGGCCGTACAACTTGGGCGCACGGCGCTCGGGGTGGAGGAGACGCGCCGGGTGATCCGGGCGTGCGCGGGACGGCTCGCGGTCGGGGCTTCCGTGCACGATGCGGAGGGCGCGCTGCGCGCCGCCCGCGAGGGCGCCGACTACCTCGTGCTCGGCACGATCTACGCGACGCCCTCGCACCCGGGGGTCGAGGGCAGCGGCCCCGCCGCCGTGTCCGCGGTCCGCCGCCGACTCGCCGCCCACCGGCTCGCCGCCCACCGGCCGCCCGCCCGGCGTCCGCCCCCGATCCTCGCGATCGGAGGCATGAACGCGGATCGGGTCGGGGAGGTGACGGAGGCGGGGGCGCACGGCATCGTGGTGGGGCGGGCCGTGTGGTCGGCGCCCGACCCGGCGCACGCCGCGCACGGCCTCGGCCGACAGCTCGCCCGGCTGCACCGGCGGGCTCGCTGA
- the thiS gene encoding sulfur carrier protein ThiS: MQIQVNGRERDVPAGTSVAALLRDLGLDGRTLVVELNRRIVRPPEIESARLEAGDRVELVHFVGGG, encoded by the coding sequence ATGCAGATACAGGTGAACGGACGGGAGCGGGACGTTCCCGCGGGAACGTCGGTCGCGGCATTGCTCCGGGATCTCGGACTCGATGGCCGCACCCTCGTCGTCGAACTGAACCGGCGGATCGTCCGTCCGCCCGAGATCGAGAGCGCGCGGCTGGAAGCGGGGGACCGCGTCGAACTCGTCCATTTCGTGGGAGGCGGCTGA
- a CDS encoding PASTA domain-containing protein translates to MRLLRLVLLFAAMFGIGYAFAAIRLFPAAEDPTDVDFTEIPDLTGASLAEAGARLSALGLVSTDQGRLHHGEIPAGAVVAQRPLPGQFARAGDTIVLTTSAGIETRRVPDLAGLPGREAATLLTRLGFDIDIEETDESTVAGAIRTEPPAGTSLPLPARVRLFVSQGKAIVSVPDLHGRHVDDLALILEEVDLQLGAIRYQAEAPGVQGRVIFQSPDPGAALRGEGFVSVIVAGTPPDSATADLTRDAVRDTVPPTPGNGQAPGDG, encoded by the coding sequence GTGAGACTCCTGCGCCTGGTCCTCCTCTTCGCCGCCATGTTCGGCATCGGCTACGCCTTCGCCGCGATCCGGCTCTTCCCGGCGGCGGAAGATCCGACCGATGTGGATTTCACCGAGATCCCGGACCTCACCGGCGCCTCCCTGGCCGAGGCCGGCGCACGCCTCTCCGCGCTGGGGCTCGTCTCCACCGATCAGGGCCGTCTCCACCACGGCGAGATTCCCGCCGGCGCCGTCGTCGCCCAGCGGCCGCTCCCCGGCCAGTTCGCCCGTGCCGGGGACACGATCGTGCTCACGACGAGCGCCGGCATCGAAACGCGCCGCGTGCCCGATCTCGCCGGCCTTCCGGGCCGCGAAGCCGCGACCCTCCTGACCCGTCTCGGCTTCGACATCGATATCGAGGAAACCGACGAGAGCACCGTCGCCGGCGCGATCCGCACCGAGCCGCCCGCCGGCACGAGCCTCCCTCTACCCGCCCGCGTCCGGCTCTTCGTCAGCCAGGGGAAGGCGATCGTCTCCGTTCCCGACCTTCACGGGCGCCACGTCGACGACCTCGCGCTCATCCTCGAGGAGGTCGACCTTCAGTTGGGCGCCATCCGCTACCAGGCCGAGGCCCCCGGGGTGCAGGGACGCGTCATCTTTCAGAGCCCGGACCCCGGCGCCGCCCTCCGGGGAGAGGGGTTCGTCTCCGTGATCGTGGCCGGGACGCCGCCCGACTCGGCCACCGCGGATCTCACCAGGGACGCCGTCCGCGACACGGTTCCCCCGACCCCCGGCAACGGGCAGGCGCCAGGAGACGGCTGA
- a CDS encoding thiazole synthase has translation MAPLEIAGRTFASRLIVGTGKYPSPGIMLEAIRASGADMVTVAVRRVDIENPDRDDILRTLSPDEFSLLPNTAACYSAEEAIRAARLGRAAGMSDWVKLEVIGDPDTLLPHTEELIEATRVLVAEGFVVLPYTNDDLITALRLEEAGAAAVMPLASPIGSGLGLLNPLNIRIIKSRLSVPVIVDAGVGTASDACATMEQGVDGILMNTAIAEAEDPVEMARAMRLAVEAGRRAYVAGRMPRREWAVPSSPLEGVPPPA, from the coding sequence ATGGCTCCGCTCGAAATCGCCGGCCGCACCTTCGCTTCCCGGCTCATCGTCGGAACGGGGAAGTACCCGAGTCCCGGGATCATGCTCGAAGCGATCCGGGCCTCCGGCGCCGACATGGTCACCGTCGCGGTGCGCCGGGTCGACATCGAGAACCCGGACCGCGACGACATCCTCCGCACGCTGAGCCCGGACGAGTTCAGCCTCCTGCCGAACACCGCCGCCTGCTACAGCGCCGAGGAGGCGATCCGCGCGGCGCGGCTGGGGCGGGCGGCGGGCATGAGCGACTGGGTGAAGCTCGAAGTCATCGGCGACCCCGACACGCTCCTCCCGCACACCGAGGAGCTGATCGAGGCCACGCGCGTGCTCGTGGCCGAGGGCTTCGTCGTGCTCCCGTACACGAACGACGACCTCATCACGGCGCTGCGGCTCGAAGAGGCCGGGGCCGCCGCGGTGATGCCGCTCGCCTCGCCGATCGGGAGCGGCCTCGGGCTCCTCAACCCCCTCAACATCCGCATTATCAAGTCGCGCCTGTCCGTGCCGGTCATCGTCGACGCCGGCGTGGGCACCGCTTCGGACGCCTGCGCGACGATGGAGCAGGGGGTGGACGGGATTCTCATGAACACGGCGATCGCCGAGGCGGAGGATCCGGTGGAGATGGCCCGCGCCATGCGGTTGGCGGTGGAGGCCGGCCGGCGCGCATACGTGGCGGGCCGCATGCCCCGACGCGAATGGGCGGTGCCTTCGAGCCCGCTCGAGGGCGTGCCGCCGCCGGCTTGA